A genomic window from Pecten maximus chromosome 4, xPecMax1.1, whole genome shotgun sequence includes:
- the LOC117325049 gene encoding kinesin-like protein KIF2A isoform X2 produces MDMAGLKVGVNVDIQRTDGRIHSAVISGVNPEMRSVTVEWFEKGETKGKEIEVEAIFALNPDLQTPVQPVRESQSSKSSRIPNAQSGDGPKAGRKAPLSAKSRRSYAANAQPSVVAQNGQADKSAPSAASKDAAARRKSNCVKEVDKIRLKREERRAQQIAIKEERGSEYDMNDPNWEFIAMINEYRASLEFRPLTSSDPIVNHTISVCVRKRPMNKKELTKKDVDVITVPNKENVIVHEPKLKVDLTKYLENQNFRYDYSFDENSTNEMVYRYTAKPLVECIFEGGMATCFAYGQTGSGKTHTMGGDFSVKGQQDCSKGIYCLAARDVFKLLHTKYKKQELTVGASFFEIYSGKVFDLLNKKQKLRVLEDHKQQVQVVGLKEEPIANPDDVLRLIQHGNNVRTSGTTSANQHSSRSHAVFQIILRRRNTNKIHGKFSLIDLAGNERGADTSSADRQTRMEGAEINKSLLALKECIRALSRKGAHQPFRASKLTQVLRDSFIGDNSRTCMISMISPGMSCCEHTLNTLRYADRVKELGPGGPVEGKPSEVALPNNYNLGAMSPQNSDLQMLKTSNEEVTDEMLTFHEVVNHMQEIEEEVIDDHKSIIEITQKWLAEDKKLYKATDEVDYDVEAYARQLDNLLARKIQTLTALREKVSSFRNDCQEEENLSKNLKSRRQPNSK; encoded by the exons ATGGATATGGCGGGTCTGAAAGTCGGCGTTAATGTCGACATTCAACGGACCGACG GTCGTATCCATTCGGCTGTGATCAGTGGTGTAAATCCTGAGATGAGGAGTGTCACAGTTGAATGGTTTGAGAAGGGGGAAACCAAGGGAAAAGAG ATCGAGGTGGAAGCCATATTTGCTTTAAATCCAGATCTCCAGACCCCAGTTCAACCTGTTCGAGAAAGCCAATCTTCAAAG agCTCCAGAATTCCTAATGCACAGTCTGGAGATGGACCAAAAGCTGGTAggaaag CACCACTTTCAGCGAAGTCGAGACGTAGTTATGCAGCCAATGCCCAGCCATCAGTGGTAGCACAGAATGGACAAGCAGATAAATCAGCTCCTTCAGCTGCATCAAAGGATGCTGCAG CTCGCAGGAAATCTAACTGTGTCAAAGAGGTAGATAAAATACGTTTGAAAAGAGAGGAACGTCGAGCTCAGCAGATTGCCATCAAGGAGGAGAGAGGAAGTGAATACGACATGAATGATCCCAACTGGGAATTTATAGCAATGATCAA CGAATATCGTGCAAGTTTAGAGTTCCGTCCATTAACATCATCAGATCCGATTGTCAACCATACAATAAGTGTTTGTGTCCGTAAACGCCCTATGAACAAGAAAG AATTGACAAAAAAGGATGTGGATGTTATAACAGTTCCCAACAAAGAGAATGTGATAGTTCACGAGCCAAAACTCAAAGTGGACCTTACAAAATATTTGGAGAACCAAAACTTCCGCTATGACTACTCTTTTGATGAGAACAGCACAAATGAGATGGTGTATAG GTACACTGCCAAACCCTTAGTAGAGTGCATATTTGAAGGAGGGATGGCCACCTGCTTTGCCTATGGACAGACAGGGAGTGGTAAAACCCAT ACAATGGGTGGTGATTTTTCTGTCAAAGGTCAGCAGGACTGTTCAAAAGGAATTTATTGTTTAGCTG cCAGGGATGTTTTCAAACTGCTCCATACCAAGTATAAGAAGCAGGAATTGACTGTGGGGGCGAGCTTCTTTGAAATCTATAGTGGAAAG GTATTTGATCTGTTAAACAAGAAGCAAAAGTTACGAGTGCTTGAGGATCACAAGCAGCAGGTTCAAGTTGTGGGACTAAAAGAAGAACCAATCGCAAATCCAGATGATGTTTTGCGTCTCATTCAACATGGCAACAATGTACGGACATCTGGGACAACATCAGCCAATCAGCATTCCTCTAGGTCACATGCAGTATTTCAAATTATCCTTCGACGAAG AAATACAAATAAGATACACGGGAAGTTTTCATTGATAGATTTAGCAG GTAATGAACGTGGAGCAGACACATCAAGTGCTGACAGGCAGACAAGGATGGAGGGTGCTGAAATTAACAAAAGTCTCTTAGCACTAAAG GAGTGTATCCGGGCATTGAGTAGAAAGGGCGCTCACCAGCCATTCCGTGCTAGCAAGCTGACCCAGGTTTTGAGAGATTCCTTTATTGGAGATAATTCTAGAACATGTATG ATTTCTATGATCTCTCCTGGGATGAGCTGCTGTGAGCACACACTGAACACACTGAGATATGCAGACAG AGTGAAGGAGTTGGGACCAGGAGGGCCTGTAGAAGGGAAGCCATCAGAGGTAGCTCTCCCAAACAATTACAACCTTGGTGCTATGTCTCCTCAGAACAGTGATCTACAGATGCTCAAAACCTCAAAT GAGGAAGTAACTGATGAAATGCTGACATTCCATGAGGTTGTTAACCATATGCAGGAAATAGAAGAAGAAGTTATAGATGACCACAAATCCATTATAGAG ATAACACAGAAATGGCTAGCGGAGGACAAGAAACTGTACAAGGCTACAGACGAGGTTGACTATGACGTTGAAG CTTATGCAAGACAGCTTGATAACTTGCTAGCAAGAAAGATCCAAACTTTGACTGCCTTGAGAG AAAAAGTTTCAAGTTTCCGCAATGATTGTCAAGAAGAGGAAAACCTCAGCAAGAATCTAAAGAGTCGAAGACAGCCAAATTCCAAGTGA
- the LOC117325049 gene encoding kinesin-like protein KIF2A isoform X1, translated as MDMAGLKVGVNVDIQRTDGRIHSAVISGVNPEMRSVTVEWFEKGETKGKEIEVEAIFALNPDLQTPVQPVRESQSSKSSRIPNAQSGDGPKAGRKAPLSAKSRRSYAANAQPSVVAQNGQADKSAPSAASKDAAARRKSNCVKEVDKIRLKREERRAQQIAIKEERGSEYDMNDPNWEFIAMINEYRASLEFRPLTSSDPIVNHTISVCVRKRPMNKKELTKKDVDVITVPNKENVIVHEPKLKVDLTKYLENQNFRYDYSFDENSTNEMVYRYTAKPLVECIFEGGMATCFAYGQTGSGKTHTMGGDFSVKGQQDCSKGIYCLAARDVFKLLHTKYKKQELTVGASFFEIYSGKVFDLLNKKQKLRVLEDHKQQVQVVGLKEEPIANPDDVLRLIQHGNNVRTSGTTSANQHSSRSHAVFQIILRRSKLKPSARQNQAPTQNTNKIHGKFSLIDLAGNERGADTSSADRQTRMEGAEINKSLLALKECIRALSRKGAHQPFRASKLTQVLRDSFIGDNSRTCMISMISPGMSCCEHTLNTLRYADRVKELGPGGPVEGKPSEVALPNNYNLGAMSPQNSDLQMLKTSNEEVTDEMLTFHEVVNHMQEIEEEVIDDHKSIIEITQKWLAEDKKLYKATDEVDYDVEAYARQLDNLLARKIQTLTALREKVSSFRNDCQEEENLSKNLKSRRQPNSK; from the exons ATGGATATGGCGGGTCTGAAAGTCGGCGTTAATGTCGACATTCAACGGACCGACG GTCGTATCCATTCGGCTGTGATCAGTGGTGTAAATCCTGAGATGAGGAGTGTCACAGTTGAATGGTTTGAGAAGGGGGAAACCAAGGGAAAAGAG ATCGAGGTGGAAGCCATATTTGCTTTAAATCCAGATCTCCAGACCCCAGTTCAACCTGTTCGAGAAAGCCAATCTTCAAAG agCTCCAGAATTCCTAATGCACAGTCTGGAGATGGACCAAAAGCTGGTAggaaag CACCACTTTCAGCGAAGTCGAGACGTAGTTATGCAGCCAATGCCCAGCCATCAGTGGTAGCACAGAATGGACAAGCAGATAAATCAGCTCCTTCAGCTGCATCAAAGGATGCTGCAG CTCGCAGGAAATCTAACTGTGTCAAAGAGGTAGATAAAATACGTTTGAAAAGAGAGGAACGTCGAGCTCAGCAGATTGCCATCAAGGAGGAGAGAGGAAGTGAATACGACATGAATGATCCCAACTGGGAATTTATAGCAATGATCAA CGAATATCGTGCAAGTTTAGAGTTCCGTCCATTAACATCATCAGATCCGATTGTCAACCATACAATAAGTGTTTGTGTCCGTAAACGCCCTATGAACAAGAAAG AATTGACAAAAAAGGATGTGGATGTTATAACAGTTCCCAACAAAGAGAATGTGATAGTTCACGAGCCAAAACTCAAAGTGGACCTTACAAAATATTTGGAGAACCAAAACTTCCGCTATGACTACTCTTTTGATGAGAACAGCACAAATGAGATGGTGTATAG GTACACTGCCAAACCCTTAGTAGAGTGCATATTTGAAGGAGGGATGGCCACCTGCTTTGCCTATGGACAGACAGGGAGTGGTAAAACCCAT ACAATGGGTGGTGATTTTTCTGTCAAAGGTCAGCAGGACTGTTCAAAAGGAATTTATTGTTTAGCTG cCAGGGATGTTTTCAAACTGCTCCATACCAAGTATAAGAAGCAGGAATTGACTGTGGGGGCGAGCTTCTTTGAAATCTATAGTGGAAAG GTATTTGATCTGTTAAACAAGAAGCAAAAGTTACGAGTGCTTGAGGATCACAAGCAGCAGGTTCAAGTTGTGGGACTAAAAGAAGAACCAATCGCAAATCCAGATGATGTTTTGCGTCTCATTCAACATGGCAACAATGTACGGACATCTGGGACAACATCAGCCAATCAGCATTCCTCTAGGTCACATGCAGTATTTCAAATTATCCTTCGACGAAG CAAATTGAAGCCATCAGCGCGCCAAAATCAAGCACCTACACA AAATACAAATAAGATACACGGGAAGTTTTCATTGATAGATTTAGCAG GTAATGAACGTGGAGCAGACACATCAAGTGCTGACAGGCAGACAAGGATGGAGGGTGCTGAAATTAACAAAAGTCTCTTAGCACTAAAG GAGTGTATCCGGGCATTGAGTAGAAAGGGCGCTCACCAGCCATTCCGTGCTAGCAAGCTGACCCAGGTTTTGAGAGATTCCTTTATTGGAGATAATTCTAGAACATGTATG ATTTCTATGATCTCTCCTGGGATGAGCTGCTGTGAGCACACACTGAACACACTGAGATATGCAGACAG AGTGAAGGAGTTGGGACCAGGAGGGCCTGTAGAAGGGAAGCCATCAGAGGTAGCTCTCCCAAACAATTACAACCTTGGTGCTATGTCTCCTCAGAACAGTGATCTACAGATGCTCAAAACCTCAAAT GAGGAAGTAACTGATGAAATGCTGACATTCCATGAGGTTGTTAACCATATGCAGGAAATAGAAGAAGAAGTTATAGATGACCACAAATCCATTATAGAG ATAACACAGAAATGGCTAGCGGAGGACAAGAAACTGTACAAGGCTACAGACGAGGTTGACTATGACGTTGAAG CTTATGCAAGACAGCTTGATAACTTGCTAGCAAGAAAGATCCAAACTTTGACTGCCTTGAGAG AAAAAGTTTCAAGTTTCCGCAATGATTGTCAAGAAGAGGAAAACCTCAGCAAGAATCTAAAGAGTCGAAGACAGCCAAATTCCAAGTGA